From Cinclus cinclus chromosome 26, bCinCin1.1, whole genome shotgun sequence, one genomic window encodes:
- the GJB3 gene encoding gap junction beta-3 protein, giving the protein MDWKTLQGLLSGVNKYSTAFSRIWLSVVFVFRVLVYVVAAERVWGDEQKDFDCNTRQPGCTNVCYDHFFPISHIRLWALQLIFVTCPSLLVIMHVAYREDRERKNREKNGENCPKLYSNTGKKHGGLWWTYLFSLFFKLIIEILFLYLLHKMWDSFDLPRLVKCSNVDPCPNTVDCYIARPTEKRVFTYFMVGASSICIVLTVCEIVYLIFKRVFQRARKWRKSTKRSVSYSKASTCHCHVKSEEKDSKSQSRCVAALTAV; this is encoded by the coding sequence ATGGATTGGAAAACgctgcaggggctgctcagTGGGGTCAACAAGTACTCCACAGCCTTCAGCCGCATCTGGCTGTCCGTGGTCTTTGTCTTCCGCGTGCTGGTCTACGTGGTGGCAGCTGAGCGGGTCTGGGGCGATGAGCAGAAGGACTTTGATTGCAATACGCGGCAGCCAGGCTGCACCAATGTGTGTTACGACCACTTCTTCCCCATCTCCCACATCCGCCTCTGGGCCCTGCAGCTCATCTTTGTCACTTGTCCTTCCCTCCTGGTCATCATGCACGTGGCCTACCGGGAGGACCGGGAGAGGAAAAACCGGGAGAAGAATGGAGAGAATTGCCCCAAGCTCTACAGCAACACGGGCAAGAAGCACGGCGGGCTGTGGTGGACCTACCTGTTCAGCCTCTTCTTCAAGCTTATCATAGAGATCCTGTTCCTCTACCTCCTCCACAAGATGTGGGACAGCTTTGATTTGCCACGGCTGGTCAAGTGCTCCAACGTGGATCCTTGTCCCAACACCGTGGACTGCTACATCGCTCGGCCAACCGAGAAAAGGGTCTTCACCTATTTCATGGTCGGAGCCTCCTCTATCTGCATTGTCCTCACCGTCTGTGAGATCGTCTACCTCATCTTCAAGCGAGTTTTCCAGAGGGCAAGGAAGTGGAGGAAATCCACCAAGCGTTCCGTCAGCTACAGCAAGGCCTCCACCTGCCACTGCCATGTCAAGTCAGAGGAGAAGGACAGCAAGTCCCAATCTAGGTGTGTGGCAGCACTGACTGCTGTCTGA
- the GJA4 gene encoding gap junction alpha-4 protein: MGDWEFLQKLLDQVQEHSTVIGKIWLTVLFIFRILILGLAGESVWGDEQSDFVCNTKQPGCTNVCYDKAFPISHIRYWVLQFLFVSTPTLIYLGHVVYLSRKEEKLKKQESELRAIHSKDPKIEQALAALEKKMSKIYMSESGRLKIRGALMWTYITSVICKSIFEAGFLVGQWYLYGFSMVPRYVCKRDPCPHQVDCFISRPTEKSIFIIFMLVMGLISLILNLLELFHLCCKNLLSNIKKVSGPAGPSQDTFVDDMASSPYVPKHYPFLPMAESHAPSYQTYNKLSSEQNWANYRNEENLALGSGSRPLSDPYTPRPAEASAPEEKPGSRPGSSASKKQYV; encoded by the coding sequence ATGGGTgactgggaattcctgcagaaaCTGCTGGACCAAGTCCAGGAGCATTCGACTGTGATTGGGAAGATCTGGCTCACCGTGCTCTTCATCTTCCGCATCCTCATCCTGGGCTTGGCCGGGGAGTCCGTGTGGGGGGACGAGCAGTCGGATTTTGTTTGTAACACCAAGCAGCCAGGCTGCACCAACGTCTGCTACGACAAAGCCTTCCCCATCTCCCACATCCGCTACTGGGTGCTCCAGTTCCTATTTGTCAGCACCCCAACCCTGATTTACCTGGGCCATGTTGTCTATCTGTCCCGGAAGGAGGAGAAGCTGAAGAAGCAGGAGAGCGAGCTTCGGGCTATCCACAGCAAGGACCCAAAaatcgagcaggccctggcAGCCCTGGAGAAGAAGATGTCCAAGATCTACATGTCAGAGAGTGGGCGGCTCAAGATCCGAGGGGCACTGATGTGGACGTACATCACCAGTGTCATCTGCAAGAGCATCTTTGAGGCCGGTTTCCTCGTGGGCCAGTGGTACCTGTACGGCTTCTCCATGGTGCCCCGCTACGTGTGCAAGAGGGACCCCTGCCCCCATCAGGTGGACTGCTTCATCTCCCGCCCCACCGAGAAGAGCATTTTTATCATCTTCATGCTGGTGATGGGCCTAATCTCCTTAATCCTGAACCTCCTGGAACTCTTCCACCTCTGCTGCAAGAACCTGCTTAGCAACATCAAGAAGGTGTCGGGGCCAGCTGGACCAAGTCAGGACACCTTTGTGGATGACATGGCCTCGAGTCCCTACGTGCCCAAGCACTATCCCTTCCTGCCCATGGCCGAGAGCCACGCGCCGTCCTACCAGACCTACAACAAGCTCTCCAGCGAGCAGAACTGGGCCAACTACCGCAATGAGGAGAACCTGGCACTGGGCAGCGGCAGCAGGCCCCTGTCGGACCCCTACACCCCCCGACCTGCTGAAGCCTCCGCTCCAGAGGAGAAGCCGGGCAGCCGGCCCGGGAGCTCAGCATCTAAAAAGCAATACGTGTAG